In the genome of Budorcas taxicolor isolate Tak-1 chromosome 7, Takin1.1, whole genome shotgun sequence, the window TAATAACAATAGAAAAATGGTCCTGACAGGTAGCATTCTTACTTGTTGGTGGATGACTATGCCTGCCCTGTGCTCTAGCATTGTGCATAATGTAGTCATGTGATCCTTACCACCAGCCTATGAGGCAGGTACCATTCCTATCCCCTCAGTACAGATGGGGGACATAAGGGCTGGAGAGGTAACTGGCCTGAAGAGTCTACACAGCTCGAAAGTGGGGgaactgggattcaaatccaggttcCTCCAACTCTAGAGGCAGTAAAAGGGTTACAGGGGCTGATTGTCAGTATACATCTACGGAAAATTTATACAAGGCACTACTTTCTTCAGAACTGGACCAAGCTTAGAGAGTATCTTCTAGAtcctagatggggaaactgaggcccagagagaggaaggaactTGACCAAGTCCTGCAGTGTTAGAGCGGGCCTTGCTCCCAGGTGCTGTCACCCATTAGCCAGGTCCTTCATCACAGCATCCCTGGGCCTGTCAACCGGCTCTTGCCCTACCACCTTCCCTCTCTGGGCACCACGGTGTGCCaacctctcctctctgccctccctctgCATCCTTCCCTGCCACAGGTGTGGATCGAAGCTGCTCTTCAGATCTTCTACTCCTTGGGTGTGGGCTTCGGGGGGCTCCTCACCTTTGCCTCCTACAACACATTTCACCAGAATATCTATAGGTCAGTGCTGCCTCCTGGACCCTGGCAGCTGGATTGGGTAGGAGAGTGGCTCGCCGGGGAGGGCCTTGTGGGTGAGGATGGAGGCCACTCACCCCGGCCTGTGCCTGGACTTCTCCTGGCAGAGACACCTTCATTGTCACCCTGGGCAACGCCATCACCAGCATCTTGGCTGGCTTTGCCATCTTCTCCGTGCTGGGCTACATGTCTCAGGAGCTGGGTGTACCTGTGGACCAAGTAGCCAAAGCAGGTGGGCAGGCTGCCTGGCCCTGGTGGGTGGAGGGTGCATCGGGCACAGCTGGGCTGGGCAAGTGAGCATATATGTGGACTAGGAAGGTTGTGGATGgatatggtgtgtgtatgtgtgtacgtgcATAGCATGCATGCAAATGAATGTGTTTGAGCTGTTTTCTGAGTGTTCAAGTGCAAAAGGATGGGTGTGCAAATGAATATGTATCAACCTGTGTCTGGAGAGAAGTGACTTTCTGGAGGAGACTGTCGTGTTTTGTCACACCTCAGGAACTTGCCTTGCTTGTCCAGATGAGTCACACCCTGTATGGAGATGCCTGTGTAAGTGCATTGAGGGTTTGGATGATGTTGTGAATCAGTGTCTTGCGCCAATGGGAgtatctgagtgtgtgtgtgtacgtggaACTGTTCGTGCAAATGATTGTGCACATAAGCATATTCAAATGAGGATTTATATTTGGTCTTGTGTTTACTCATGTActtattattaattcattttttaaatcaaccTGTGTTTATGGAGCACGGACAGTGTGCTGGCCTGTGTCTTAGGAGTTAAGAAAGTGTTGGAAGCGTGCAGTGAGTGTACATCTCTGGGTTTGGCGCAAGTGGGTATAAGTAGTATTCATGTGTGTTTAAGTACATGTGTGGGGCCCCACGTTCCCCAGGCTGCTGACCCTGTGTGCCCTCGGCCCAGGCCCTGGCCTGGCCTTTGTCGTCTACCCGCAGGCCATGACCATGCTGCCTCTGTCACCCTTCTGGTCCTTCCTGTTCTTCTTCATGCTGCTGACTCTCGGCCTGGACAGCCAGGTGAGCTGCCCATGCCAGTGGGCGTGCCTTGTGGTCCGTGTCTGCGGTGTGTGTGCGTCTCGCTGCACGTGTTATCCGTGTGTGATGCGGGTATATCTGTCTGTATGTGCATCtatgtttgtgtgtatctgtCCAGTGTGAGATGTGTgcctgtgtatctgtgtatgtctTCACATGATGTTTCTGTTTGTATGATATGTGTGATGTGCGTatgatatgtgtgtgttgtgtgtgtatctgCATCTGTGGGATGgacctctctgtgtgtgtttctatgtgtgtggtgggggcagAACTCTGagcccccttctccccccagTTTGCCTTCTTGGAGACCATTGTGACAGCTGTTACGGATGAGTTCCCGTACTACCTTCGGCCCAAGAAGGCTGTGTTCTCGGGGCTCATCTGCGTGGCCATGTACCTGATGGGGCTGGTCCTCACGACAGATGTGAGTGGTGCTGTGGGGTGGGCGGACAGCTGGTGGGCAAGGCTGGGGCAGACACCTGCAGCACTGTCTGTGGCCAGGCCAAACATGCACCAAGCTACCTGCTTCTTCCTCTGTGGGAGGAAGCTAGTCGACCCCAGAGCctctttctcaagaggcagcttggCCTATGACCCAGAGTTCTGATTTTAGAGTCTAAAAAGTCTTCAAGCCTTATTCCTGCACTGATGAGTGACCTCAGGACAAGTGGCTTCACCTTCCTGAGCCTGTTTTCCCACTGATAAAGTGGGGTCTACATATGGGCTATCGGCTTGTGAGACTCAAATCGGATGGTTTGTATAGAGAGCTCGCAGGCAGACAGCAGTCACGCTCTATCATCTTGCCCTCCCTGCTGGCCTGCCTGCTCCCAGCTcacttcctgcctggagaaggggcagcaTTGGGGATTGAGGCTGGGATGAGGGCACTCCAGAGCTGTGACTTGTGTTCCAGGGGGGCATGTACTGGCTGGTCCTTCTGGACGACTACAGCGCCAGCTTCgggctgatggtggtggtgatcacCACGTGCCTCGCCGTCACCCGGGTGTATGGTGAGAGGGGCTGTGGGAGGCGGAGTCAGGCTCCCTGCTGTGGGAGAATGGGAGTCTACCCTGGAGCCCCCCTGCACTGGGTCTCTGGTCCCAAGGGCCAGGGTTTCCAGTGGGGGCaactgggggtggaggaggggctgaTGGTGCTTGTGAGGCTGTGGGTGGGGccattcccttcctttccccGTGCAGGCATCCAGAGGTTCTGCCGGGACATCCACATGATGCTGGGCTTCAAGCCGGGCTTCTACTTCAGGGCCTGCTGGCTGTTCCTGTCCCCAGCCACGCTCCTGGTAACCAGGGTGGAAGGGAGGGCTGCTGGCTGGAGGCTTAGGGGTGAGAGCAGGGCCCTTCTGGGCATTCAGTCTGGGAGGACTGCCCTGACCCTCAGTGGACCTCTGTCAGGGCTAGGGGATAGAGTGAGTACCAGGATCCCGGTCTACTCCCCTCTCCCGTGGTGTCCCCAGCTTTTGTAGCTGTGCTGGGCCTGGCCCTGCGTCTGATTGGCAGAATGAGTGGGGCTTTCTTTGGCTTCAGAGCTTTAGGGCTGGGGTGGTGAGGCTGTGCTTCTTAGCCTCGGATTTGGAGCAGCTCAGGGATAGGCCATCTCAGGCTTTGGCATTGGGTCAGCTTTGGACAGGGCTGTCTCAGGACTTGCAAAGGCTCCAAAGATGGGCCAGCTCAGGTTCTGGTATAGCTTCAGACTGGGCTTTCTCAGAGACTGGGTGGCTCTGGGCTGGGCTCTCTCAGGCCTTGGGATGGCCCTGGGCTGAGCTATCTCAGGCTTTACAGTAGCTCAAACCTGGGCTATCCCAAGCTCTGGGGCCTGCCCGAGGCCCTCTGTGATGCTGGGAGCCCCCACCTGCAGGCCCTGCTGGTGTATAGCATCGTCAAGTACCAGCCCTCAGAGTATGGCAGCTACCGCTTCCCAGCCTGGGCAGAGCTGCTGGGCATCCTGATGGGCCTGCTGTCCTGCCTCATGATCCCAGCCGGCATGCTGGTAGCCGTGCTTCGAGAGGAGGGCTCGCTCTGGGAGGTGAGTCTGCCCCACCCCTGCTtgcccccagcccccaaccccatGGCCCTGCTCTGCGCCCAACCTCTAGAGCAGACAATCTCTGCTCCAACACCTTTTTCAGGGCCTGCAGGGTGCTTTTAACTGGGAAGAGCATTTTTTTCCTAACCAGTAGCCTGAGTTGTGAATCAGCTCAGATCGGCTTGGGCTGCGGCATGCTCTGAGGCCAGAGTCCTGTCCTGTGGCCCCTCGTACCACGCGGGCCCTCTGGCAGGGGAGGGGCGCAATCCAGAGTCCACTAATTTTGGCCAAGGCCCCCCTGTCATGGGGGAACCTGAAAGGACAAGGGGTTTACCCACCATCCCATGGTGAGTTGTGCACAGGTCAGAATTTGAACTTGGGTTGCTAGCTTTCCTATGGAACTCCGGGTCTGAAGCAACATTGAGGGAACCCAGGAATGAGCTTTCACCCTCCTCCTGTGACCAGGAGCCCTGCCCATGGCCAGGGCTTTGTGGGGAGACCCAGGAAGCATACAGAGTGCAAGCCGTTTGGCATGGGAGTCTGCAGGCTCAGAAGACGGGAGGAGGGGTCCTCTGTGGGTCAGTGGACATGCCAGGATGCTGTATGGCTGCTGAAGACCCAGCCCCTCTGAACCTCAAGTGCCCTCGGCACGCTGGGTCCTCCGCTTCTGAGGCAGTGTGTGGGGAGTCCTCTGGTGGCAGGAGGATGTCAGAGTGAGCAGGGCTGAGTGAGCATGCTAGGGCCCAGAGACAGccttgggacacacacacatacacgcccACCATCAGAAGTGTGCTGGAGCCACCAGCACTGCATCATGAGAGCTAACTGTTAAATATTCAGGAAAACTGTGAGCCAGTTGTCAAATCGTTGATAACATGAAATTGACAAGGGTGGGAATAATTGTAACAGTGAAATTGGCTAGGAATCAGGACTCCTATGCCCCTCCACTCTTTCCCAGCCTGCTAACCAGCACACTGCTGCCCCCCTGCTCATTCACCTTCACTGTTCTTGGCTGTCCCTCATCCCACCTTCCAGTTTCTGAAGAGAAGCTCAGAGCCCTTCCCTGGCAGAAGTGGACTGTGGTCACATAGCACAGACCACAGGGGAGTCCTGGAGTCCAGCCATTGCTCTGTCTCCAGCTGCTGTGTGACTTGAGGCAAACCCCTTCCCTCTCTGAACTGCAGGAGCCCCACCTGGGCTACTAAAGGAGACTTGTCTCCATGTTGAGAGCCAGGGTGTCTgcggagggaaggaggaagtttATGGTGCCCAAGCCTGGCTTTGTCTCCCTCCTGtcccactgccaccaccacccacagtcaggcagaggggccagGGCACTGGGGGCTCTGTGAGTCCCACAGAGGAGTCACTGTCCAGCTCAGGAGTGCCAGCTTCAGAGACCAGGGCTCCCAGCACTGACACACTAGGATAGGAGTCCTGGGGCTGCCACTTGCCAGCTTTGGGATCCCAAGCAAGTGAGTGCACCTCTCTGAaccttgctttctctgtctttAAAATGAGGGCAGTGTCCTTACCTGTCAGGGGACTTGCCATAATCACGAAGGTGGTTTTCCAGGGTGTGGTTCATCCAGCACACTCCAGATGTGCTAACCCCTGTGATTTCCCCAAATGCAGAAAACTCGACTGCATAATTTGTGGTAGTGGGGGACTGAGTTCACGCTCTCCCtaggaaaaaaaggggaaaaaataagtatAGTGATACCTGCCCATAGGGTTGCTGTGAGAAGAAAAAAAGCTCATCAACATAGTCAGTACTGTGAGACACAGAAAAGCAGGGTATTTTTCAAGTTCAGGATGCAGtcaagactgcctgggttcaaacacTAGCACTACCACATCCCCCCTGTGCGACCTTGGCCAATTTAACTAATGTCTCAGAACCATTCCTTCAGATAGTATCTGTGGGGCTGGAGGTAATAATACTGCCCTCTCACAGGGATACTCTAAGGATTACATAAGCCCATCCTCAGCACAGAGCTGGGACGCACGAGGCTCAGTTCTAAGCCAGTTCAAAATCGCCTCAAAATCAGGGGTGATTTTGCCCTTAGGGGACACTGGGTAATGTCTAGAGACTTTTTGATTGTCCTGAGAGGCCAGGGCTAGAGGAAGAATGCTACTGGCATCTGGAAGTCAGGGATCCTGCTACACACTGTTCAGTGTGCAGAACTCCTCTCTAACCACAGTCAGCAGGGCTTTCGGGTTGAGAAACCTGGTCTAGACACTAGAGTGCAGCTGGAAACAAATTTCAGTCCTTAAACTCAGGGAGCTTGTattttaatgcaggagacagacaataaacaaacatATGAAGGCAGTGGTAAGTgtaatacttaaaaacaaaaccaagccaGGAATAGAGAGTGAAGGAAGTTCAGGCCAGGGTGACTACGGGAGACCTCTCTGAGGAGGGGATACAGACCTGACTAAACTGCCAAGGTTAAGATGTCTAAGGGGAGAGCATCCTAGGCAGAAGGACagtcagtgcaaaggccctgaggcaggaggagcTAGCATGTTTGAGGCCAGCAAGGAGGTCAGTGAGACTGGATCAGAGCTGGTAGAGAGTGGCAGGAGCCAGCATCACAAAGATAGAGAGGGGCCAAGACGCGGAGGCCAGGTGAGCACTTTGGATTTCATTCCCAGTGAGATGACAAGTTTTTGGCAGGTTTTTGATCAGTGGGGTAACATGCTTCCAATAAACACATCTAAATGGACATCACTATGCTTTGGGTATGGGGCTGTGTGAGGCCCTTAGCCCAGGGCTCACATACATTATCTCCCTTGGAACCTACACCCCATGGCTCCACTTACTGTTGGTGTCTTTCTTCACTGAAGAGTCTGGGGCTCTTCTCCCTGGCAGGGCAGGCAGAGAGCTTGGGAATGTGGTTTGAGGAAGATGGAACCCTAGAATGTCCAGGCTTAGTTATCATCTTAGTCAGCTCCCTCCTTCCATGGAAACTGGGCTGGGAGAGGGAAAGGTCAGAGTAAAACAGAGGCAGAATGTCAGAGATGGCCACTctgggatttccctagtggttcagcagttaagactccacgcttccaatgcaggggatgtgggttcaatccctgatcaaggaactaagatcccacatgccacccactgtgactaaaaaattaaaaagagaaagaggcatGGTCCTTCTGTCTCCATCCTTCTAGGGCATGGGTGTCCCACCAAAGCTCCCAGCTCTTCAAGACTCAGCATCTAGGGAAAGGGACCCAGAGTGGACTCCCAGACTGCCTACCATGTAACCACAACAGCAGCCACCATTTACTGGGCCTTACTCTGTTGCCAGCACCCTGCTGAGAGCTTTATCTCAGTGCCTTGCTAACCATCCTTTGAAGGCATCCTGTTCCCAAGGTACAGATGCTGGAAGCAGAGCTTAAATTTCATGCCCAAAGACCACCCACCCAACTTGTGAGCTGCAGGGCAGGATTCTCTCCACTTATGTGACACTCCTCTGGGGAAGTGACAGCaccccctccctttccccaggTTTTTGCAAAGACTAATCCAGGTGACTTGGTGAGGGTTTTACCAGTGCTCAGCCACAAGAAGCACTCCACCAGCCCTGGTTCTCACCCCTGTGGTTGCTTTGCTGCAGCGGCTTCAGCAGGCGAGCCGGCCGGCCATGGATTGGGGCCCATCACTGGAGGAGAACCGGACAGGCATGTATGTGGCTACGCTGGCCGGGAGCCAGTCACCCAAGCCATTGATGGTGCACATGCGCAAGTACGGGGGCATCACCAGCTTCGAGAACACGGCTATCGAAGTAGACCGTGAGATTGCAGAGGAGGAGGAATCCATGATGTGAGACGGGAAGAAGGCAGACGTCAGGCCCTGCCGGCCCCCGAAGGGAGCTGCACACCCTCTGGGGTTCTGAGAGGCCTGAGGCTGTTGGAGGCTGCCATGGTGATGCTGGTCCCCAAAGCAAGTCCTTCTTGTGAACTCTGCCTCTCCCAAAACCTCTGTCtgctccctacacacacacagacattcaaAGCTGAGATGAGCCAGCTCAGCCCTTTcttcacagacagacagactgaggCCAAGGAGGAGggacttactcaaggtcacatgGCAGAGGGGGCCAGACCCCAGGCCTCCTAACCAGCGAGCTCCCTTTCTCACATGGCAGCTGGCACCACCGTCTCATCTCTGTTCAGGACTCAGCCCCCTCTCTTTCCCTAAGGGAGCCTGCCCCATACACTTCAGTGTAGCCGGAATCTTGAGCTGCCAGGGACACTTGGGTGTCCCAAGGTTCGTGAGGCCCCATCAAGGGTTAGCAAGTCAAGTGGGAGAAAGATTCCCATGGGGTCACGGGTGCAGGCCAAGTTTCCTAAAGGAGGTAGGGCCTGAGGCCCTGGAGGACGGGCAgatttggggagagagagaaaaagaggagggcagggtggggagggcctCTGGCCAAGGCGCTCACCCAGCCAAGGTATGGAGGTTAGAATATGGCCCCGTTTTCCTCCCCTGTGGCCAGGAAGGGAGAACGGTGGGAGAAGCGAGTGTTTTCAGGTTACAACAGGTTTCAGGTGTGAATGAAGACTGAGGGAGTGGGGGAGTCAGGGACGTGGGCAGGCAGGGCGTTTGCATGATCCTGTGCTTTAGATAGAATATACTTCTGGCTCAGTGCACAGGGTGGAGGTGGGAAGCCTGGTGAGGACAGAGCACAGGGGCCAATGCCTAAGCTAGGGTGTTAAGCAggtggagggaaggggaaggaggaggaccCCCACAACTTCCCTCACTGGACCCCATTTCCTCCTGTGCGGGGAGCCGTGGACATGCTTAGGACTGGAGGAGGGGGCACCTGACCTGCCCTGTAGAGGTGGAGACAAGGGGTC includes:
- the SLC6A7 gene encoding sodium-dependent proline transporter, which codes for MKKLQGAHLRKPVTPDLLMTPSDQGDVDLDVDFAADRGNWTGKLDFLLSCIGYCVGLGNVWRFPYRAYTNGGGAFLVPYFLMLAICGIPLFFLELSLGQFSSLGPLAVWKISPLFKGAGAAMLLIVGLVAIYYNMIIAYVLFYLFASLTSNLPWEHCGNWWNTDLCLEHRGSKDGNGALPLNLTSTVSPSEEYWSRYVLHIQGSQGIGSPGHIRWNLCLCLLLAWVIVYLCILKGVKSSGKVVYFTATFPYLILLMLLVRGVTLPGAWKGIQFYLTPQFHHLLSSKVWIEAALQIFYSLGVGFGGLLTFASYNTFHQNIYRDTFIVTLGNAITSILAGFAIFSVLGYMSQELGVPVDQVAKAGPGLAFVVYPQAMTMLPLSPFWSFLFFFMLLTLGLDSQFAFLETIVTAVTDEFPYYLRPKKAVFSGLICVAMYLMGLVLTTDGGMYWLVLLDDYSASFGLMVVVITTCLAVTRVYGIQRFCRDIHMMLGFKPGFYFRACWLFLSPATLLALLVYSIVKYQPSEYGSYRFPAWAELLGILMGLLSCLMIPAGMLVAVLREEGSLWERLQQASRPAMDWGPSLEENRTGMYVATLAGSQSPKPLMVHMRKYGGITSFENTAIEVDREIAEEEESMM